One Cohnella candidum genomic region harbors:
- a CDS encoding GNAT family N-acetyltransferase gives MFVTLHPDDEILHRQPFTDAEVPYNLIHLICGNEQNYCLKSTDGRFIFAQTPGHKAWVWMADDVDDQFSQVLVTALIERIQDVELPGISGESALARKFAHTYSLARQVTYRTELIMESYVCPVVKTPSKGGTWLKKATLEHAQTLAEFCAGFARDAYGTSAEPSSQLPLAERMIQSGNLYLLFADSPEPVSMANIAHRSARHARINAVYTPPEQRKQGYASAVVSQLCDIVHQEGLIPMLYADTKNPDSNKVYRNIGFVESGKIAEIKFSK, from the coding sequence ATGTTCGTCACTCTGCATCCCGACGACGAAATATTGCACCGGCAGCCTTTCACGGATGCTGAAGTGCCGTATAACTTGATCCATCTGATCTGCGGCAACGAACAAAACTATTGTTTGAAAAGTACGGACGGCCGTTTCATCTTCGCTCAAACTCCAGGTCATAAGGCTTGGGTATGGATGGCGGACGACGTGGATGACCAGTTTTCGCAAGTTCTCGTCACAGCGCTGATCGAACGAATTCAGGATGTGGAGCTGCCGGGCATTTCCGGAGAGTCGGCATTGGCCCGGAAGTTCGCCCATACTTATTCCCTTGCGCGCCAGGTAACTTATCGAACGGAATTGATCATGGAATCATACGTTTGCCCGGTCGTAAAGACGCCCTCAAAAGGCGGCACATGGTTGAAAAAAGCCACTCTCGAGCACGCCCAGACCCTTGCGGAGTTTTGCGCAGGATTTGCCCGAGACGCTTATGGGACTTCCGCCGAGCCTTCCAGTCAACTCCCTCTGGCAGAACGCATGATCCAATCGGGCAACTTATATCTTCTGTTCGCCGATTCCCCCGAGCCCGTGTCGATGGCCAACATCGCGCACCGTTCCGCCCGCCATGCCCGCATCAACGCGGTCTACACGCCGCCGGAGCAACGGAAGCAAGGCTACGCAAGCGCCGTAGTCTCTCAATTATGCGACATTGTACACCAAGAGGGGCTGATCCCCATGCTGTATGCAGATACAAAGAATCCGGACTCGAACAAGGTTTATCGGAACATCGGGTTCGTGGAGAGCGGTAAGATCGCCGAAATCAAATTCTCAAAATAA
- a CDS encoding alpha/beta fold hydrolase, whose protein sequence is MPYIESENGVYIYVEDIDPGMGKPILFIHGWPVNQRMFEYQFDVLPRFGYRCIAMDLRGFGRSSSPWTGYTYDRMSDDVRAVVEAYRLRDFTLAGFSVGGAISIRYMARHGGYGVRKLGLVSAAGPVFTKRPDYPYGLPVESVNDLLRQTLADRPKMLEGFSKDFFAVPHSEPYMKWFGDLGLQASGHGTYGTLVALRDEDLRRDLPRIRVPTVIFHGAHDKIVPFESAQEMHRSIAGSQLYRFEKSGHGLYYDELETFNSTFLKFLQK, encoded by the coding sequence TTGCCTTATATCGAGTCGGAGAACGGGGTCTATATCTATGTAGAGGACATCGATCCCGGGATGGGAAAGCCCATCCTGTTCATTCATGGCTGGCCGGTGAACCAGAGGATGTTCGAGTACCAGTTCGACGTGCTTCCCCGGTTCGGCTATCGGTGCATCGCGATGGATTTGCGCGGCTTCGGCAGGTCCAGCAGCCCTTGGACGGGGTATACGTACGACCGGATGTCGGATGATGTACGGGCCGTGGTCGAGGCTTACCGGCTGCGCGATTTCACGCTGGCCGGCTTCTCGGTCGGGGGCGCGATCTCCATCCGCTACATGGCACGGCATGGAGGCTACGGCGTTCGGAAGCTGGGCTTGGTATCGGCTGCCGGACCCGTCTTTACGAAGAGGCCGGATTATCCTTATGGCTTGCCGGTGGAGTCGGTCAATGACTTGCTGCGTCAAACTTTGGCCGATCGGCCGAAGATGCTGGAAGGATTCTCGAAGGATTTCTTCGCCGTTCCGCATAGCGAGCCTTATATGAAATGGTTCGGTGATTTGGGACTGCAGGCGTCCGGGCACGGCACGTACGGCACGCTCGTGGCGCTGCGGGATGAGGACCTTCGCCGCGATCTTCCCCGCATCCGGGTACCGACGGTCATTTTTCATGGAGCGCATGACAAAATCGTCCCGTTCGAATCCGCGCAGGAGATGCACCGCAGCATCGCGGGGTCGCAGCTGTACCGGTTCGAGAAAAGCGGCCACGGTTTGTATTACGATGAGTTGGAGACGTTCAACAGCACGTTTTTGAAGTTCTTGCAGAAGTGA
- a CDS encoding ABC transporter ATP-binding protein, with translation MNTTGIRLFRYALLYKKPILAALLLLALAVSAELVGPIYAKRMIDDHIMGIQKVWNETQSHDRYSVPYDGKRYKRGDRLAEGESAGAAARIVQVGRSYYFVNAGDLAEGTMAVSGDMLTVTPSQGNPVSYPAAKLTTGEVYSFYQPEFRGLIQLALTYFGFLAAGSVLAYGQRYLLQVSANRIIHRMRNDVFSHIQRLPVRYFDNLPAGKVVARVTNDTEAIRELYVNVLANFFSGVIFITAILGALFVLDWHLAVISLPVVPILYFWIVIYRKFAAKYNHEIRSRLSDINAIVNESIQGMPIIQAFRREKQTENEFEELNSSYLGFRNKLLQLNSIMSHNLVNVFRNLFFLIAIWIFAKDWLGAAMTVGMLYAFIDYIGRMMQPVVGIVNQLANLETARVSAERVFELLDEEGVDVSEEKLPRYRGDVRFDNVSFAYKEGEDVLKNITFNARQGETVALVGHTGSGKSSILNLLFRFYDVERGIISIDGVDVRDLPKQELRQHMGIVLQDPFLFTGTIASNVSLGDPSITREKVEQALKDVGAYEMFQQLPQGIDEPVIEKGSTLSAGQRQLISFARALAFDPAILILDEATASIDTETEAIIQAALDVLKRGRTTFVIAHRLSTIRSADQILVLDRGKIVERGNHDELMQLGGKYHAMYQLQLGGVEVPA, from the coding sequence GTGAATACGACAGGTATACGGTTGTTTCGATATGCCCTGCTGTACAAAAAGCCGATTCTGGCGGCGCTGCTGCTCCTGGCTCTGGCGGTAAGCGCCGAGCTGGTGGGGCCGATCTACGCGAAGCGGATGATCGACGACCATATCATGGGGATTCAGAAGGTTTGGAACGAAACGCAGAGTCATGACCGATACAGCGTGCCTTATGACGGGAAGCGTTACAAACGCGGCGACCGTCTAGCGGAAGGCGAATCGGCGGGAGCCGCCGCGCGCATCGTGCAGGTAGGAAGGTCTTATTATTTCGTGAATGCCGGTGACTTGGCGGAAGGGACGATGGCCGTCAGCGGCGATATGCTCACGGTGACTCCGTCGCAAGGAAACCCGGTATCTTACCCGGCGGCAAAGCTGACGACCGGAGAAGTGTACTCCTTCTATCAGCCGGAATTCCGCGGCTTGATCCAATTGGCGCTAACCTACTTCGGCTTCCTGGCCGCGGGTTCGGTGCTGGCTTACGGCCAGCGCTACCTGCTTCAGGTTTCGGCGAACCGGATCATCCACCGGATGCGCAACGACGTGTTCTCGCACATCCAACGGCTTCCGGTGCGGTACTTCGATAACTTGCCGGCGGGCAAGGTCGTCGCCCGGGTCACCAACGACACGGAGGCGATTCGCGAGCTGTACGTGAACGTGCTTGCGAACTTCTTCTCCGGCGTTATTTTCATCACGGCCATTCTGGGCGCGCTGTTCGTGCTCGATTGGCACCTGGCGGTCATTTCGCTGCCGGTCGTGCCGATCCTGTACTTCTGGATCGTGATCTACCGCAAATTCGCGGCCAAGTACAACCACGAGATCCGGTCGCGGCTGAGCGACATCAACGCGATCGTCAACGAATCGATCCAGGGGATGCCGATCATCCAGGCGTTCCGCCGCGAGAAACAGACGGAGAACGAGTTCGAAGAGCTTAACAGCAGCTACCTGGGCTTCCGGAACAAGCTGCTGCAGCTGAACTCGATCATGTCGCACAATCTGGTCAACGTTTTCCGGAACTTATTTTTCCTCATCGCCATATGGATTTTCGCGAAAGACTGGCTCGGAGCGGCGATGACCGTCGGGATGCTGTACGCCTTCATCGACTATATCGGGCGGATGATGCAGCCGGTCGTCGGGATCGTCAATCAGCTGGCGAATCTCGAAACGGCGCGCGTATCGGCGGAGCGGGTGTTCGAGCTGCTTGATGAGGAAGGGGTCGACGTTTCGGAGGAGAAGCTGCCGCGCTACCGCGGTGACGTCCGCTTCGACAACGTGTCCTTCGCTTACAAGGAAGGCGAGGACGTGCTGAAGAACATCACGTTCAATGCCCGCCAAGGGGAAACGGTCGCGCTGGTCGGCCATACGGGCTCCGGCAAAAGCTCGATCCTGAACCTGCTGTTCCGGTTCTACGACGTGGAGCGGGGCATCATCTCCATCGACGGGGTCGACGTGCGCGACCTGCCGAAGCAGGAGCTGCGCCAGCACATGGGCATCGTGCTGCAGGATCCGTTCCTGTTCACGGGGACGATCGCGTCGAACGTGAGCCTGGGCGATCCGTCGATTACGCGGGAGAAGGTTGAGCAGGCGCTCAAGGATGTCGGCGCCTACGAGATGTTCCAGCAGCTGCCGCAAGGCATCGACGAGCCGGTGATCGAGAAAGGCAGCACGCTGTCCGCAGGGCAGCGGCAGCTGATCTCGTTCGCGCGGGCGCTCGCCTTCGATCCGGCGATCCTGATCCTGGACGAAGCCACGGCGAGCATCGACACCGAAACGGAAGCGATCATCCAGGCTGCGCTCGACGTGCTGAAGCGGGGACGCACGACGTTCGTCATCGCGCACCGGCTGTCGACGATCCGCTCGGCGGACCAGATCCTCGTGCTCGATCGCGGCAAAATCGTCGAACGCGGCAATCACGACGAGCTCATGCAGCTCGGCGGCAAATACCACGCGATGTACCAGCTTCAGCTGGGCGGCGTGGAAGTGCCTGCATAA
- a CDS encoding ABC transporter ATP-binding protein yields the protein MFIVLKKLGWFFRLQWKRYASAVVLLAIVGVIDILPPKLIEYTIDGIREGTLTAGRWTEVVLYWFAITVASYGLTLIWLYQLFGGSFILERMMRSQLMRHFLKMTPTFYERNRTGDLMARATNDLSAISMTAGFGILTLIDSTLFMATLLIVMAGTISWKLTLAAMIPLPVIAIVLKYFGAMIHNRFTKAQDSFGELNDQVLESVSGVRVVRAFVQEKADKDRFRVKTDEVLHKNVQVARIDSLFEPVIKILVGLSYLIGLVYGAWLVYHNEITLGELISFNMYLGMLIWPMFAIGELINIMQRGNASLDRIHETLGVKPDVADAGTLKKVEVPDNIVFDKVTFRYPSSSIDNLVDISFSIRRGQTLGIVGRTGSGKTTVLRQLLREYPLGSGVITVGGAPLSEVSLEQIRGWLGYVPQQPVLFSKTIRENIRFGNADREFTEERLNRALELASFRKDVAFLPDGLETLVGEKGVALSGGQKQRVSIARAVIADPEILMLDDALSAVDAKTEVEILEGVRRERAGKTTIITTHRLSAVQHADWIIVLDEGRVVEEGTHDRLLELGGWYKEQFDRQQLTEVLDA from the coding sequence ATGTTTATCGTTTTGAAGAAACTCGGTTGGTTTTTCCGGCTGCAGTGGAAAAGGTACGCGTCGGCCGTCGTGCTGCTCGCCATCGTCGGGGTGATCGACATCCTGCCGCCGAAGCTGATCGAGTACACGATCGACGGCATCCGAGAAGGCACCTTAACGGCCGGCAGATGGACGGAAGTGGTGCTCTACTGGTTCGCCATCACCGTGGCGAGCTACGGACTGACGTTAATTTGGCTGTACCAGCTGTTCGGAGGTTCGTTCATTCTGGAACGGATGATGCGGTCGCAACTGATGAGGCATTTTCTGAAAATGACGCCGACCTTCTACGAGCGGAACCGTACGGGAGACTTGATGGCGCGGGCAACGAACGACCTGTCGGCCATCTCGATGACGGCCGGGTTCGGCATCCTGACGCTGATCGATTCCACGCTGTTCATGGCGACGCTCCTTATCGTCATGGCCGGCACGATCAGCTGGAAGCTGACGCTGGCGGCGATGATCCCGCTGCCGGTCATCGCCATCGTGCTCAAATATTTCGGGGCCATGATCCACAATCGTTTCACCAAAGCGCAGGACTCCTTCGGCGAATTGAACGACCAGGTGCTGGAATCGGTATCGGGCGTTCGGGTCGTCCGGGCGTTCGTGCAGGAGAAAGCCGACAAGGATCGGTTCCGCGTCAAGACCGATGAAGTGCTGCATAAAAATGTTCAGGTAGCGCGGATTGACTCTTTGTTCGAGCCGGTGATCAAAATTCTGGTCGGGCTTAGCTACCTGATCGGCTTGGTTTACGGGGCTTGGCTGGTGTACCACAACGAAATTACGCTGGGCGAGCTCATCTCGTTCAATATGTACCTGGGCATGCTGATCTGGCCGATGTTCGCCATCGGCGAGCTGATCAACATCATGCAGCGGGGTAACGCCTCGCTCGACCGCATCCATGAGACGCTCGGCGTGAAGCCGGACGTCGCGGATGCCGGAACGCTCAAGAAGGTCGAAGTACCCGATAACATCGTGTTCGATAAGGTTACGTTCCGTTATCCGTCCTCATCCATCGATAACCTGGTCGATATCTCGTTCTCGATCCGCCGCGGGCAAACGCTCGGCATCGTCGGACGGACGGGAAGCGGGAAAACGACGGTGCTGCGCCAGTTGCTGCGGGAGTATCCTCTCGGCAGCGGCGTCATTACCGTAGGCGGCGCGCCGCTCAGCGAGGTTTCGCTGGAGCAGATCCGCGGCTGGCTCGGTTACGTGCCGCAGCAGCCGGTGCTGTTCAGCAAGACGATCCGCGAGAACATCCGGTTCGGCAACGCGGACCGCGAGTTCACCGAGGAAAGGCTGAACCGGGCATTGGAGCTGGCCTCGTTCCGCAAGGACGTCGCGTTCCTGCCGGACGGCCTCGAGACGCTCGTCGGCGAGAAGGGTGTCGCGCTCTCCGGCGGCCAGAAGCAGCGGGTCAGCATCGCGAGGGCGGTCATCGCTGACCCGGAAATCCTGATGCTCGACGACGCGCTGTCGGCGGTAGACGCGAAAACGGAAGTTGAAATCCTGGAAGGCGTCCGCCGGGAACGCGCGGGCAAAACGACGATCATTACGACCCACCGGCTGTCCGCCGTGCAGCATGCGGACTGGATTATCGTCCTGGACGAAGGGCGGGTCGTGGAAGAAGGCACGCATGACCGGCTTCTGGAGCTGGGCGGTTGGTACAAAGAACAATTCGACCGCCAGCAGCTGACGGAGGTGCTCGATGCGTAA
- a CDS encoding TrkA C-terminal domain-containing protein: MGFILNYFLIVFLVIEIAVVLMRSTGLDHDVSRFQVVSLMTSTGFTTKESELILGHPVRRRIGIFLILFGVFSFAVIISSISSILVPDFKVTHLAEISAGLALLLAIVRVPAVRRILAAKFDKPLEDTFEIEELPIEVVLLQNEGDWFVDIPVGERSGLVGQTIVERCEANSDINLLFIKRGTLQIRRERAATRLEAGDVLYLYGDREEIGRVFRQELQDRVRLRKHDLESKSLV, encoded by the coding sequence GTGGGTTTCATTTTGAACTATTTCCTGATCGTGTTCCTGGTTATCGAAATCGCCGTCGTGCTCATGCGGTCTACCGGTCTCGACCACGACGTTTCGCGGTTTCAAGTCGTGTCTCTCATGACCAGCACGGGCTTCACCACCAAAGAATCCGAATTGATCCTGGGCCACCCGGTTCGCCGGCGGATCGGGATTTTTCTCATCCTGTTCGGGGTATTCTCCTTCGCGGTCATCATCTCTTCGATCAGCAGCATCCTGGTGCCCGACTTTAAAGTCACTCACTTGGCCGAAATCTCCGCAGGACTCGCGCTGCTCCTCGCGATCGTCCGCGTTCCCGCGGTACGAAGGATACTCGCCGCCAAGTTCGATAAACCGCTGGAGGATACCTTCGAGATCGAAGAGCTTCCGATTGAGGTCGTACTTCTGCAGAATGAAGGGGACTGGTTCGTGGACATTCCGGTCGGAGAACGCTCCGGCCTGGTCGGACAGACGATCGTGGAGCGATGCGAAGCGAATTCCGATATTAACCTTCTGTTCATCAAACGGGGAACTCTCCAGATCAGGCGGGAACGCGCCGCGACGAGACTGGAGGCCGGAGACGTACTCTATCTGTATGGCGACCGGGAGGAAATCGGACGAGTTTTCCGGCAGGAGCTGCAGGACCGCGTGCGTTTGAGGAAGCACGACCTGGAATCCAAGAGCTTGGTTTAA
- a CDS encoding superoxide dismutase family protein — MKKSVNLKHAGVAFLCGSLFFSGLAAAQPSAISVSMEKLRFIVHGTDRAPADNKFDNAGQQVPASIVYKGTTYVPIRLAADLLDQPVHWDGTTQSIWLGEEEVPLVKADGTVIGHAMLSQGDKGVNVHVEVSQLTPGKHGFHLHEKNFDNNDFKTAGGHFNPESHKHGHDNPDGSHAGDLPNIEVGANGTGHAEFTLEGLTLDRSSANSVWGKSLIIHAAEDDYKTDPSGNSGDRIAGGNIR; from the coding sequence GTGAAAAAATCGGTCAATCTCAAACATGCCGGCGTTGCCTTCTTGTGCGGGTCGTTGTTCTTCTCCGGCCTGGCGGCCGCTCAGCCCAGCGCCATCAGCGTCTCCATGGAAAAGCTGCGTTTTATCGTACACGGTACCGACCGCGCGCCTGCCGACAACAAGTTCGACAATGCCGGACAGCAGGTCCCGGCGTCCATTGTGTACAAGGGAACGACCTATGTCCCGATCCGTTTGGCCGCGGATTTGCTGGACCAACCGGTTCATTGGGACGGAACGACGCAGTCTATATGGCTCGGTGAAGAGGAAGTGCCGCTCGTGAAAGCGGACGGAACCGTGATCGGTCACGCGATGCTGTCGCAGGGAGATAAGGGCGTGAACGTGCACGTAGAGGTGTCCCAACTGACGCCGGGCAAGCACGGGTTCCATCTTCACGAGAAAAACTTTGACAACAACGACTTCAAAACCGCCGGCGGGCACTTCAACCCGGAGAGCCACAAGCACGGGCACGACAATCCGGACGGGTCGCATGCGGGAGATCTGCCCAATATCGAAGTGGGGGCGAACGGAACCGGTCATGCGGAATTCACGCTGGAAGGCTTGACGCTCGATCGGAGCAGCGCCAACTCCGTATGGGGAAAATCCCTCATCATCCATGCCGCGGAAGACGACTATAAGACCGATCCTTCCGGCAATTCCGGCGACCGGATCGCGGGAGGCAATATACGTTAA
- a CDS encoding ABC transporter permease → MRPLLPILLLLPLMVVAVYFFRVVFRYPHVRRMAFRESAASKTTALLTILGLAVGTSLITIVVSIEFMLKTGTESQLRQHFGQIEYEVPAIRQPEPTRYYYSQAEIDRMLQAVSEPDDLLPIVSYTVSVSATPEADPAGDRVMPNVLVIGLDPAQAAPWLSARQRPEWPDPLPADGMILSSPVAERLGVRTGDYTDVVDLQNRSHRFRVAKVLPEDGLTGYPGVQQASATVIVGLQSARSLFELPDKAYTTVLGEGPPPGGTWQAAAVRSEAAARMFDWTRTASYVFLFISLNAVAMSMILTFNLLKMMSEERRLGLGILRTVGFGRADLKRIMRVEGLIYAAAACLPGSAAGLILAQWLIRRIDLLGSGQRGLAGQLDWTVAAQAALIGGSLSLAFAAVCIWIVSARTFSASRMRASRPGSEVAGERRKDHPVSVHALVSWIVLAALLGFVTISQFPQVRQGWFRQANILLLPVALFMLTPVISYAGIRWIEGLGYAGLRLLRPLPRVYAMLHLALKQLVAERVRGGLSIALFCAVSGFVSMAIVMSGYVQSIMGQTDPRDAIGGYDAYAEDIRMIDSGRFGNLLASAGYPQGEAPVSAAIVQLPWSESGSYAYMVNGVDEAYASTTRIPVKATGGRSATAAELWQELAENPDTVIVSTGALEFLQMAKWEAKDGHLLFSMNGHKLSKKIIGIVDEKESYYPFMKGVWMNAEETRRIGEGFKTMHSMLFLRFPTPELAAQWQTKTEWALAKGNIYPLNSASESETGYYRDIGTMLGMFRQFNLLAMGIGMAGLALVIFRSAKRRRSQLGALRAIGIPPGTLMIYVWVEGSVTGIFGTLLGFTSGGYLSYTVCLSQVQEGANIAGFGFPVAPSLVFFGTIAALIAVVTLAAAWSVYRVSPVRSAKYLIS, encoded by the coding sequence GTGAGGCCCTTGCTGCCAATCCTGCTGTTATTACCGCTGATGGTCGTGGCCGTTTATTTCTTTCGGGTCGTCTTTCGCTATCCTCACGTTCGCCGGATGGCGTTTCGGGAGTCCGCGGCGAGCAAAACGACCGCCTTGCTCACGATCTTGGGGCTTGCGGTCGGCACGTCGTTGATCACGATCGTCGTTTCCATCGAATTCATGTTGAAGACGGGTACGGAAAGCCAGCTTCGGCAGCATTTCGGACAGATCGAGTATGAGGTTCCCGCTATCCGTCAGCCGGAGCCGACCCGCTATTATTATTCGCAAGCCGAAATCGACCGGATGCTGCAAGCGGTTAGCGAGCCGGACGATCTGCTGCCTATCGTCTCGTATACCGTCTCCGTGTCCGCAACGCCTGAGGCGGACCCGGCAGGCGACCGGGTCATGCCGAACGTGCTGGTCATTGGGTTGGATCCGGCGCAAGCGGCCCCCTGGCTATCCGCAAGGCAACGTCCGGAGTGGCCGGATCCGTTACCCGCGGACGGCATGATTCTGTCGAGTCCGGTCGCAGAACGTCTTGGTGTTCGAACCGGAGACTATACGGATGTCGTCGATTTGCAGAACCGCAGCCACCGCTTCCGGGTGGCCAAAGTGCTGCCGGAGGACGGGCTGACGGGTTACCCCGGGGTCCAGCAAGCCTCCGCGACCGTGATCGTTGGTTTGCAAAGCGCGAGATCGCTGTTTGAGCTGCCGGACAAAGCCTATACCACGGTTCTCGGCGAAGGTCCGCCGCCCGGCGGTACTTGGCAAGCTGCGGCCGTTCGCTCGGAAGCGGCGGCACGGATGTTTGATTGGACCCGGACGGCATCCTATGTATTTCTGTTTATCAGCCTGAATGCGGTCGCCATGAGCATGATCCTGACGTTCAACCTGCTCAAAATGATGTCGGAGGAGCGGCGGCTCGGTCTGGGCATCTTGCGCACCGTCGGATTCGGGCGAGCGGATCTGAAACGGATCATGCGCGTGGAAGGGCTGATTTACGCGGCCGCGGCTTGCTTGCCGGGTTCGGCGGCCGGCTTGATCCTCGCCCAATGGCTGATCCGGCGCATCGATCTTCTGGGGAGCGGTCAGAGGGGCTTGGCGGGCCAGCTGGATTGGACCGTGGCTGCGCAGGCGGCGCTCATCGGCGGATCCCTCTCGCTCGCGTTCGCGGCCGTCTGTATCTGGATCGTATCGGCCCGGACTTTCTCGGCCTCCCGCATGCGTGCGAGCCGACCGGGTTCGGAAGTAGCGGGAGAACGGAGGAAGGATCATCCTGTATCCGTTCATGCCCTCGTCTCCTGGATCGTCCTTGCCGCGCTCCTCGGCTTCGTGACCATCAGCCAGTTCCCGCAGGTGAGACAGGGCTGGTTCCGGCAGGCGAATATCCTCCTATTGCCGGTCGCGTTATTCATGCTGACGCCCGTTATATCCTACGCCGGGATTCGCTGGATCGAAGGGTTAGGGTACGCAGGGCTGCGCCTGCTGAGGCCGCTTCCCCGCGTTTATGCCATGCTGCACCTAGCCTTGAAGCAGCTGGTGGCGGAACGGGTCCGCGGCGGACTGTCGATCGCGCTGTTTTGCGCCGTATCGGGATTCGTGAGCATGGCGATCGTCATGTCCGGGTACGTGCAATCCATAATGGGGCAGACGGATCCGAGAGATGCGATCGGAGGGTATGACGCGTACGCGGAAGATATTCGGATGATCGATTCCGGGAGGTTTGGAAATCTTTTGGCTTCGGCCGGTTATCCGCAGGGCGAAGCGCCCGTTTCGGCGGCGATTGTCCAGCTGCCCTGGAGCGAATCCGGCAGCTATGCTTACATGGTCAACGGCGTGGATGAAGCCTATGCTTCCACGACCCGGATTCCGGTCAAGGCGACGGGAGGACGCAGCGCAACGGCAGCGGAGTTGTGGCAAGAGTTGGCCGAAAATCCGGATACGGTCATCGTTTCCACGGGAGCGTTGGAGTTTTTGCAAATGGCGAAGTGGGAAGCGAAGGACGGCCATCTCTTATTTTCGATGAATGGGCACAAGTTGAGCAAAAAAATCATCGGCATCGTGGACGAGAAAGAATCCTATTACCCCTTCATGAAAGGGGTGTGGATGAACGCGGAGGAAACAAGGCGCATCGGCGAAGGCTTCAAAACGATGCACTCCATGCTCTTTCTGCGCTTCCCGACCCCGGAGCTTGCCGCCCAATGGCAGACAAAAACCGAATGGGCGTTGGCAAAGGGCAACATTTACCCCTTGAATAGCGCGTCCGAGTCGGAGACTGGATACTACCGCGATATCGGCACGATGCTCGGCATGTTCCGGCAGTTTAATTTGCTCGCCATGGGCATCGGAATGGCCGGCCTTGCGCTCGTTATTTTCCGATCCGCCAAACGAAGAAGAAGTCAGTTGGGAGCGCTTAGGGCAATCGGCATTCCTCCAGGTACGCTCATGATTTATGTATGGGTCGAGGGCTCCGTTACCGGCATTTTCGGAACACTCCTCGGATTTACGTCCGGCGGATATCTTTCTTATACGGTCTGCCTGTCTCAGGTTCAGGAAGGGGCAAATATCGCCGGATTCGGTTTTCCCGTCGCTCCTTCCCTCGTTTTCTTCGGAACGATTGCCGCCCTCATTGCCGTCGTCACGCTGGCCGCCGCCTGGTCGGTTTACCGGGTTTCTCCCGTACGTTCGGCGAAATACTTGATCTCATAG
- a CDS encoding ABC transporter ATP-binding protein yields the protein MSAEANVLEAKDIWKVYGDGDPVVEAVRGVSLEVRRGEIVAIMGPSGCGKTTLLNCLAGMDPVTKGNIMLLGRDPSALSERGRDALRAESLGFVFQFYNLVPVLSAAENVELPLLCQGMPRAEARRLALHALTRVGLRERENHRPSQLSGGQQQRVALARAIAHGPKLIFADEPTGALDSQSNDMIMDLIDHVNRHDGISFVIVTHNPKVAGYAGRTLFMDSGKIISVRQRTGTP from the coding sequence TTGAGCGCGGAAGCGAATGTGCTCGAAGCCAAGGACATCTGGAAAGTATACGGGGACGGTGATCCGGTCGTTGAAGCGGTTAGAGGCGTGTCCCTGGAGGTGCGCCGGGGCGAAATCGTCGCCATTATGGGGCCGTCCGGGTGCGGGAAAACAACCCTGTTGAACTGTCTCGCGGGCATGGATCCGGTCACAAAGGGCAACATCATGCTCCTTGGCAGGGATCCATCTGCATTGTCCGAACGCGGCAGGGATGCGCTCAGGGCGGAGAGTTTAGGGTTCGTCTTCCAGTTTTATAATCTGGTGCCCGTACTGTCTGCCGCGGAGAACGTCGAGCTGCCGCTGCTGTGCCAGGGAATGCCCCGTGCGGAGGCTCGCCGGCTGGCCCTTCATGCTTTGACGAGAGTCGGCCTGCGGGAGAGGGAAAATCACCGCCCTTCCCAGCTTTCCGGAGGCCAGCAGCAGCGGGTGGCATTGGCTCGCGCCATCGCACACGGACCCAAGCTGATCTTCGCCGACGAGCCGACGGGCGCTCTGGACAGCCAGAGCAACGACATGATCATGGATTTGATCGATCACGTCAATCGCCATGACGGCATTTCCTTCGTCATCGTCACCCATAATCCGAAAGTAGCCGGTTACGCCGGCCGTACGTTGTTCATGGACAGCGGGAAGATCATTTCCGTGCGCCAAAGGACGGGAACGCCGTGA